The Flavobacterium commune genome contains a region encoding:
- the nuoH gene encoding NADH-quinone oxidoreductase subunit NuoH, with translation MDSTIIIEKSVIILVVFAITMVMAMYSTLAERKIAAWLQDRIGPNRAGKGGILQPLADGLKLFSKEEFEPNTPNKFLFYVGPAVAMSTALMTSAVIPWGDKFHLFGRDIILQAADIDVALLYFFGVVSVGVYGIIIGGWASNNKFSLMSAVRATSQMVSYEIAMGLSIIALLMMTGTLSLREISLQQEGMHWNVFYQPLSFLIFLICAFAESNRTPFDLAECESELIGGYHTEYSSMKMGFYLFAEYANMFISSTILAVLFFGGYNYPGMSWAVENWGVNLANLIGIGVLFAKICFFIFFYMWVRWTIPRFRYDQLMHLGWRILIPLSILNIMITGIVILRHEIIAFLGF, from the coding sequence ATGGACAGTACAATTATTATAGAAAAAAGTGTTATCATTCTTGTTGTCTTTGCCATTACAATGGTTATGGCAATGTATTCTACACTTGCAGAAAGAAAAATTGCAGCCTGGTTACAAGACCGTATTGGTCCTAACAGAGCCGGAAAAGGAGGAATTTTACAACCTCTTGCTGATGGTTTAAAATTATTTTCGAAAGAAGAATTTGAACCCAACACACCTAATAAATTTTTATTTTATGTAGGACCGGCTGTAGCTATGAGTACGGCTTTGATGACAAGTGCCGTAATTCCATGGGGGGATAAATTCCATCTTTTTGGAAGAGACATCATCCTGCAAGCTGCCGATATTGATGTGGCTTTATTGTATTTCTTTGGAGTAGTTTCGGTTGGAGTTTACGGAATCATCATTGGAGGATGGGCTTCCAATAATAAATTCTCTTTAATGAGTGCGGTAAGAGCTACCTCTCAAATGGTTTCTTATGAAATAGCAATGGGATTATCCATTATTGCTTTGCTAATGATGACAGGAACTTTGAGTCTAAGAGAAATTAGTTTACAACAAGAAGGCATGCACTGGAATGTGTTTTATCAGCCACTTTCGTTCTTGATTTTCCTGATTTGTGCATTTGCTGAATCGAACAGAACACCTTTTGACTTAGCAGAATGTGAGAGTGAATTAATTGGAGGTTATCATACGGAATATTCATCTATGAAAATGGGATTCTATTTATTTGCTGAATATGCCAATATGTTTATCTCTTCAACTATTCTTGCTGTTTTATTCTTTGGTGGATACAATTATCCGGGAATGAGTTGGGCAGTAGAAAACTGGGGCGTAAATTTGGCAAACCTAATCGGAATTGGAGTTTTATTTGCAAAAATATGTTTCTTCATCTTTTTCTATATGTGGGTAAGATGGACCATTCCAAGATTCAGATACGATCAATTGATGCATTTAGGATGGAGAATATTAATTCCGTTGTCAATATTAAATATCATGATTACAGGAATTGTAATTTTGAGACATGAAATCATAGCATTTTTAGGATTTTAA
- a CDS encoding NuoI/complex I 23 kDa subunit family protein, whose protein sequence is MSIETISLSGRKKQVSNKEMTFLERLYLVAIVKGLFITLKHLFSRKVTIQYPEQVRTMSPVYRGQHMLKRDEQGRENCTACGLCALSCPAEAITMKAAERKANEKHLYREEKYAEIYEINMLRCIFCGLCEEACPKDAIYLTTSKVLVPSSYEREDFIFGKDKLVMPLEMAIKNTNQLAAGGLKKAN, encoded by the coding sequence ATGTCAATAGAAACCATATCCTTATCGGGAAGAAAAAAACAAGTCTCTAACAAAGAGATGACTTTTTTAGAGCGTTTGTATCTTGTTGCGATTGTAAAAGGATTATTCATTACACTAAAACACTTATTCTCAAGAAAGGTTACTATTCAGTATCCTGAGCAAGTGCGCACCATGAGTCCGGTATATCGCGGACAACACATGTTGAAACGTGACGAACAGGGAAGAGAAAACTGTACTGCCTGCGGATTGTGTGCTTTGTCTTGTCCTGCAGAAGCCATCACTATGAAAGCTGCCGAGCGTAAAGCCAATGAAAAACATTTGTATCGCGAGGAGAAATATGCCGAAATATATGAGATTAATATGTTGCGTTGTATTTTTTGCGGATTGTGCGAAGAGGCCTGTCCTAAAGACGCAATTTATTTAACTACTTCAAAAGTATTGGTTCCTTCGAGTTATGAAAGAGAAGATTTTATTTTTGGAAAAGATAAATTAGTGATGCCTTTAGAAATGGCTATCAAGAATACTAACCAGCTTGCAGCGGGCGGGCTTAAAAAGGCTAACTAA
- a CDS encoding complex I subunit 4 family protein yields the protein MNVSLLLIILLVGAFATYFAGDKLASKVALLFSLVAFGLSIVLLNSYNSGENISYFKLWINDPSITITLTADGLSLIMLFLTTALTPLIIYSSFGNEYKNAKSFYALILFMAFAMTGTFLATDGLLYYIFWELALIPIYFIALIWGNGDTEERKKAVVKFFIYTLAGSLFMLIAFIYLFQKSGTFLITDFYKVELSRTEQFWIFWAFFLAYAIKIPIIPFHTWQAKVYQKAPTVGTMLLSGIMLKMGLYSVLRWQIPVTPIASKTYLPILIGLGIAGVIYGSIVALRQKDLKKLLAYSSLAHVGLIAAGCYTLNIDGLRGAVLQMISHGFVVVGLFFAAEIIYRRFDTREIANMGGIRSQAPKFASLFMILVLASVALPTTFNFVGEFTVLYSLYQINVWFAILGGTTIILGAYYMLKMYQQVMLGETNTKVFADVTFHETLVLVIIIAVIFFFGMYPRPINELITPSLDQILRTLNRIQ from the coding sequence ATGAACGTATCACTACTATTAATTATACTTCTTGTTGGTGCATTTGCAACTTACTTTGCCGGCGATAAACTGGCTTCAAAAGTGGCATTATTATTCAGCTTAGTTGCTTTTGGATTATCTATTGTCTTATTGAATAGCTATAATTCAGGAGAAAACATCAGTTATTTCAAACTCTGGATTAACGATCCTTCAATTACAATTACACTAACTGCTGATGGATTATCATTAATCATGTTGTTTTTAACAACAGCATTAACTCCTTTGATTATCTATTCTTCTTTTGGAAATGAATATAAAAATGCAAAATCTTTCTATGCGCTAATTTTGTTCATGGCATTTGCTATGACAGGAACTTTCTTAGCCACTGATGGGCTTTTATATTATATTTTCTGGGAATTAGCATTGATTCCTATTTATTTCATTGCTTTAATTTGGGGTAACGGAGATACTGAAGAACGCAAGAAAGCAGTGGTGAAATTTTTCATTTACACACTTGCAGGATCTTTGTTCATGCTAATTGCTTTTATCTATTTATTCCAAAAATCCGGCACTTTTTTAATCACCGATTTTTACAAAGTAGAATTAAGCCGAACAGAACAATTCTGGATTTTCTGGGCATTCTTTTTAGCTTATGCTATCAAAATACCGATTATTCCATTCCATACCTGGCAGGCAAAAGTATATCAAAAAGCACCTACGGTTGGTACCATGCTTTTATCAGGTATTATGCTAAAAATGGGATTATATAGTGTTTTGCGTTGGCAAATACCTGTAACTCCTATTGCATCTAAAACTTATTTACCAATATTAATTGGACTCGGAATTGCAGGTGTTATCTATGGTTCGATTGTGGCTTTGAGGCAAAAAGATTTGAAAAAATTATTGGCTTATTCTTCATTGGCACACGTTGGATTGATTGCAGCCGGTTGTTATACACTAAACATTGACGGATTGCGTGGAGCTGTTTTACAAATGATTTCTCATGGTTTTGTGGTAGTAGGATTGTTCTTTGCAGCCGAAATCATCTACAGAAGATTCGATACCAGAGAAATTGCCAATATGGGTGGTATTCGTTCACAAGCACCAAAATTTGCTTCATTGTTTATGATTTTAGTTCTGGCTTCGGTAGCCTTACCTACTACTTTTAACTTTGTTGGAGAATTCACTGTTTTATATAGTTTGTATCAAATTAATGTATGGTTTGCCATTCTAGGCGGAACAACAATTATATTAGGAGCTTATTATATGTTAAAAATGTACCAACAAGTGATGCTTGGAGAAACCAATACAAAGGTATTTGCCGATGTAACTTTCCACGAAACCTTAGTTTTGGTTATTATTATTGCGGTTATTTTCTTTTTTGGAATGTATCCAAGACCAATAAACGAATTAATCACTCCTAGTTTGGATCAGATTTTAAGAACATTAAATAGAATTCAATAA
- a CDS encoding complex I 24 kDa subunit family protein: MERKHYEQEINMTESLMNRINELISHYPEDKRKSALLPVLHEVQDAHDNWLSIELMDKVADILGILPIEVYEVATFYTMYNLKPIGKYMFEFCQTSCCCLNGVEDLMDYTCEKLGVGIGETTADGLFEVRGVECLGACGYAPMMQLGDFYKEHLTREKIDQLIADCRDNKIILHDK; the protein is encoded by the coding sequence ATGGAAAGAAAACATTACGAACAAGAAATAAATATGACGGAATCATTGATGAATCGCATCAATGAATTAATTAGTCATTATCCTGAAGATAAAAGAAAATCAGCTTTATTACCTGTTTTACACGAAGTTCAGGATGCTCACGACAACTGGCTTAGTATCGAACTTATGGATAAGGTTGCCGATATTCTTGGAATTTTACCTATTGAAGTTTATGAAGTTGCGACTTTCTATACTATGTACAACTTAAAACCAATTGGGAAATACATGTTTGAATTTTGCCAAACTTCATGCTGCTGTCTAAACGGAGTAGAAGATTTGATGGATTACACCTGTGAAAAACTAGGAGTTGGCATTGGTGAAACTACTGCTGACGGACTTTTTGAAGTAAGAGGCGTAGAATGTTTAGGAGCTTGTGGTTACGCTCCAATGATGCAATTAGGAGATTTCTACAAAGAGCATTTGACCAGAGAAAAAATCGATCAGTTAATTGCTGATTGCCGAGATAATAAAATAATATTACACGATAAATAA
- a CDS encoding NADH-quinone oxidoreductase subunit J family protein gives MIHIPDFAHASTVQIIFCFLAFITVITAFLAIFSRNPIHSALYLVISFFSIAGHYLLLNSQFLAIVHVIVYSGAIMILFLFTIMLMNLNKENEVHKPRITRLGAIVSFCLICIVLILVFINSKPIAGEYIATGEDYQSIKVLGRVLLNEYMVPFEFASILLLTAMIGVVLLSKKEKTEK, from the coding sequence ATGATACATATTCCTGATTTTGCACACGCATCTACTGTACAAATTATATTTTGTTTCTTAGCGTTTATAACGGTAATTACGGCTTTCTTAGCCATCTTTAGTAGAAATCCAATCCATAGCGCACTGTATCTGGTAATTTCATTTTTCTCTATAGCCGGACATTATTTACTGTTGAATTCTCAGTTTTTGGCTATTGTTCATGTTATTGTTTACTCAGGAGCAATTATGATTTTATTCTTATTCACCATCATGTTAATGAATTTGAATAAAGAAAATGAAGTTCACAAACCGCGTATTACCCGACTGGGAGCTATAGTTTCCTTTTGTTTAATCTGTATTGTTTTGATTTTAGTGTTTATCAATTCAAAACCTATAGCCGGAGAATACATTGCAACTGGTGAAGATTACCAATCGATCAAAGTTTTAGGACGTGTTTTATTAAACGAATACATGGTTCCTTTTGAATTTGCTTCTATCTTGCTTTTAACAGCGATGATTGGCGTAGTATTATTGTCTAAAAAAGAAAAAACGGAGAAATAA
- the nuoL gene encoding NADH-quinone oxidoreductase subunit L — translation MNTNLALLLLLAPFLGFLFNIFFGKKIGKSASGIIGTLTVVVSFVATLVFFLQINESKEAIEIELFNWIQISNFRVNFGFLLDQLSILWLLFVTGIGSLIHLYSISYMHDDENMHKFFAYLNLFIFFMITLVIGSNLLVLFIGWEGVGLCSYLLIGFWHKNQDYNDAAKKAFIMNRIGDLGLLIGIFIIGSLFSTLDYTTLKTAIATSGNLDLTMISIAAFALFIGACGKSAQIPLYTWLPDAMAGPTPVSALIHAATMVTAGIFMITRLNYVFDLAPEVQNIIAIIGAITSLVAATIALVQTDIKKVLAYSTVSQLGLMFLALGFGAYEIAVFHVITHAFFKACLFLGSGSVIHALHGEQDMRRMGGLKKVMGITFITFLLSSLAISGIPPFSGFFSKDEILMTAFHHNIALWVIASLASLMTAFYMFRLLYLTFFKEFRGTEHQKSHLHESPGLITFPLIVLAILATIGGLISLPTNSWLNHYLAPLFSKEAHEAHHFGTTEYTLMAVAVLGGIIGITIAFVKYIKQSQVPAEDAEITGFSKVLYNKYYVDEIYDVIFVKTTNTLSRFFRDYVETALSATVFGLGKVTNELSYQGKKLQTGSIGFYLFVFVLGLCSIVTYLFLAQ, via the coding sequence ATGAATACGAATTTAGCTTTACTCTTATTATTAGCTCCTTTTTTAGGATTTTTATTTAATATTTTCTTTGGAAAAAAGATTGGAAAATCGGCTTCAGGAATTATTGGGACATTAACAGTTGTAGTTTCATTTGTTGCTACCCTTGTTTTTTTCCTTCAAATAAACGAAAGCAAAGAAGCCATTGAAATTGAATTGTTCAATTGGATTCAAATTAGCAATTTCCGTGTGAATTTTGGTTTCCTTTTAGACCAATTATCAATTTTGTGGTTGCTTTTTGTAACAGGAATTGGTTCTTTAATTCACCTCTACTCTATCAGCTATATGCACGATGATGAGAATATGCACAAGTTCTTTGCTTACCTGAATTTGTTTATCTTCTTCATGATTACCTTAGTTATTGGAAGCAACTTATTAGTACTATTCATCGGATGGGAAGGCGTTGGACTTTGTTCTTACCTGCTTATCGGATTTTGGCACAAAAACCAGGATTACAATGATGCGGCTAAAAAAGCTTTCATCATGAACAGAATAGGAGATTTAGGATTGTTGATTGGAATTTTCATCATCGGATCTTTGTTCTCTACTTTAGATTATACTACTTTAAAAACGGCTATTGCTACTTCTGGTAATTTAGACCTTACCATGATTTCGATTGCTGCCTTTGCATTGTTCATTGGAGCTTGTGGTAAATCAGCTCAAATTCCTTTGTACACCTGGTTGCCTGATGCAATGGCTGGACCAACGCCAGTTTCGGCTTTGATTCACGCCGCTACGATGGTTACTGCTGGTATTTTCATGATTACAAGATTAAATTATGTATTTGATTTAGCTCCCGAAGTACAAAACATCATCGCTATTATTGGTGCTATAACTTCTTTAGTTGCTGCAACGATTGCTTTGGTTCAAACCGATATCAAAAAAGTATTGGCTTATTCTACCGTTTCACAATTGGGATTAATGTTCTTAGCTTTAGGTTTTGGAGCTTATGAAATTGCTGTTTTTCACGTAATTACTCACGCTTTCTTTAAAGCTTGTTTGTTCTTAGGTTCAGGTTCAGTAATTCACGCTTTACACGGAGAACAAGATATGCGCAGAATGGGCGGATTGAAAAAAGTAATGGGAATTACTTTTATTACTTTCTTACTTTCTTCATTGGCTATTTCAGGAATTCCTCCTTTTTCAGGGTTTTTCTCGAAAGATGAAATCTTAATGACTGCTTTTCATCATAACATAGCACTTTGGGTTATTGCTTCTCTAGCTTCGTTAATGACTGCTTTTTATATGTTCCGTTTGTTGTATTTGACTTTCTTTAAAGAATTCAGAGGAACTGAACACCAAAAATCTCATTTACACGAAAGCCCGGGATTAATTACTTTCCCGCTGATTGTATTGGCCATTTTAGCAACTATTGGTGGCTTGATTAGTTTACCAACAAATAGCTGGTTGAATCATTATTTAGCACCATTATTTTCGAAAGAAGCTCACGAAGCACATCATTTTGGAACAACCGAATATACTTTGATGGCAGTTGCTGTTCTGGGTGGAATCATAGGAATTACAATTGCTTTTGTAAAATATATCAAACAAAGCCAGGTTCCAGCTGAAGATGCCGAAATCACTGGTTTTTCAAAAGTATTGTACAACAAATATTATGTGGATGAAATCTATGACGTTATTTTTGTAAAAACAACAAATACCTTATCACGATTCTTTAGAGATTATGTAGAAACTGCTTTATCAGCTACAGTATTTGGATTAGGAAAAGTAACCAACGAATTAAGTTACCAGGGGAAAAAATTACAAACAGGAAGCATTGGTTTTTACTTGTTTGTATTTGTTCTAGGACTTTGCAGTATAGTAACTTATTTATTTTTAGCTCAATAA
- the nuoK gene encoding NADH-quinone oxidoreductase subunit NuoK, with translation MTNILNEIGIENYIFLSVILFCIGVFGVLYRRNAIIVFMSIEIMLNAVNLLFVAFSTYHQDAQGQVFVFFSMAVAAAEVAVGLAILVSIFRNLGSIDINNLKNLKG, from the coding sequence ATGACTAATATTTTAAATGAAATAGGCATCGAAAACTATATCTTCCTTTCTGTAATACTTTTTTGTATTGGAGTATTTGGAGTTTTATACAGACGAAATGCTATTATCGTATTTATGTCGATCGAAATTATGTTGAATGCGGTAAACCTTTTGTTTGTGGCATTTTCGACCTATCATCAGGATGCACAAGGTCAGGTTTTTGTGTTTTTCTCTATGGCTGTGGCTGCGGCTGAAGTTGCAGTAGGTTTAGCGATTTTAGTATCTATTTTTAGAAACTTAGGTTCGATTGATATTAATAATTTAAAAAACTTAAAAGGATAA
- the nuoF gene encoding NADH-quinone oxidoreductase subunit NuoF: MSKKILLDKINVPGIKTYEVYRREGGYASVEKAIKSMTPDEVVEEVKKSGLRGRGGAGFPAGMKWSFIDKKSGKPRHLVCNADESEPGTFKDRYLMEFIPHLLIEGMITSSFALGANRSYIYIRGEYMWVFKILERAIAEAKAAGWLGKNILGSGYDLELHVHCGAGAYICGEETALIESLEGKRGNPRIKPPFPAVSGLWANPTVVNNVETIAAVPWIVNNSGDDYAKIGIGRSTGTKLISASGNIKNPGVYEIELGLSVDEFMNSDEYLGGMSSSRPLKALVPGGSSVPILPADLIFKTANGEDRLMTYESLSDGGFATGSMLGSGGFIVYDDTACIVRNTWNFSRFYHHESCGQCTPCREGTGWLEKVLHRIENGHGREEDIDLLWSIQSKIEGNTICPLGDAASWPVAAAIRHFREEFEYHVRFPERIKNRDHFVNEPFEKVRHLVSKQVI; this comes from the coding sequence ATGTCAAAGAAAATATTATTAGACAAAATCAACGTTCCGGGCATTAAAACCTACGAAGTGTATCGCAGAGAAGGCGGTTATGCTTCAGTAGAAAAAGCCATAAAATCAATGACTCCTGATGAAGTGGTTGAGGAAGTAAAGAAATCAGGACTTCGTGGTCGTGGTGGAGCTGGTTTCCCTGCCGGAATGAAGTGGAGTTTTATTGACAAAAAATCAGGTAAGCCAAGACATTTGGTTTGCAATGCCGACGAATCAGAACCGGGAACTTTCAAAGACCGATATTTGATGGAATTTATTCCTCATTTATTAATCGAAGGAATGATTACCTCGAGTTTTGCTTTGGGAGCAAACCGCTCGTACATCTACATTCGTGGAGAATACATGTGGGTTTTCAAAATATTAGAAAGAGCCATTGCCGAAGCAAAAGCTGCGGGATGGTTAGGAAAAAATATCTTAGGTTCAGGTTACGATTTAGAATTACACGTTCACTGCGGAGCAGGAGCATATATCTGTGGAGAAGAAACCGCTTTAATCGAATCGTTAGAAGGTAAAAGAGGAAATCCACGTATCAAACCGCCATTTCCTGCTGTTTCCGGGCTTTGGGCTAACCCAACAGTGGTAAACAACGTAGAAACTATTGCAGCAGTGCCTTGGATTGTAAACAATTCAGGTGATGATTATGCTAAAATTGGTATTGGAAGATCAACAGGAACTAAATTAATTTCGGCTTCAGGAAATATTAAAAATCCGGGAGTTTACGAAATCGAATTGGGATTAAGTGTTGATGAATTTATGAATTCTGACGAATATTTAGGAGGAATGTCATCCAGCAGACCTTTGAAAGCTTTGGTTCCTGGAGGTTCATCTGTGCCGATTTTACCAGCCGATTTGATTTTCAAAACTGCTAATGGTGAAGATCGTTTAATGACTTACGAATCATTGAGCGACGGCGGATTTGCAACAGGTTCGATGTTAGGTTCAGGAGGATTTATTGTTTATGATGATACGGCTTGTATTGTACGTAACACTTGGAATTTCTCTCGTTTCTATCACCATGAATCCTGTGGGCAATGTACACCTTGCCGTGAAGGAACAGGCTGGTTAGAAAAAGTATTGCACCGAATTGAAAACGGTCACGGACGCGAAGAAGATATCGATTTATTGTGGAGTATTCAGTCTAAAATAGAAGGAAACACCATTTGTCCTCTTGGTGATGCGGCTTCATGGCCGGTAGCAGCAGCTATTCGTCATTTTAGAGAGGAATTTGAATACCATGTTCGTTTCCCTGAAAGAATAAAAAACAGAGATCACTTTGTAAATGAGCCTTTTGAAAAAGTAAGGCATTTAGTTAGCAAACAAGTGATTTAA
- a CDS encoding NADH-quinone oxidoreductase subunit D, producing MSELLLPPEHRYAKIIKERSNEDGSELSILNLGPTHPATHGIFQNILLMDGERILDAEPTIGYIHRAFEKIAENRPFYQITPLTDRMNYCSSPINNMGWWMTLEKLLNIEVPKRAQYLRVIVMELARITDHLICNSILGVDTGAYTGFLYVFQFREKVYEIYEEICGARLTTNMGRIGGFERDWSPKAFELLNTFLEEFPPAWKEFENLFERNRIFIDRTVNVGAISAEKAMAYGFTGPNLRAAGVDYDVRVAQPYSSYEDFDFIIPVGKSGDTYDRFCVRNAEVWESLSIIRQALEKMPEGNEYHAEVPDYYLPPKEDVYHNMESLIYHFKIVMGEVPVPVAEIYHPVEGGNGELGFYLVTDGSRTPYRLHFRRPCFIYYQAYPEMIKGALLSDAIVILSSLNVIAGELDA from the coding sequence ATGTCAGAACTATTATTACCACCAGAGCATCGCTATGCTAAAATAATAAAGGAGCGATCAAATGAAGACGGAAGCGAGCTTTCTATCCTGAATTTAGGTCCTACTCACCCGGCTACTCACGGAATTTTCCAAAACATTCTGTTGATGGATGGAGAGCGAATTTTAGATGCCGAACCAACTATCGGTTACATCCATCGTGCTTTTGAAAAAATTGCCGAAAATCGACCTTTCTATCAAATCACTCCACTTACTGACCGTATGAACTATTGCTCCTCTCCTATCAACAACATGGGATGGTGGATGACTTTAGAAAAATTACTAAATATTGAAGTTCCTAAACGAGCGCAGTATTTAAGAGTTATTGTAATGGAATTAGCAAGGATTACCGATCACTTGATTTGTAATTCGATTTTAGGAGTTGATACAGGTGCTTATACTGGTTTCCTTTATGTTTTTCAATTTAGAGAAAAAGTATATGAAATCTACGAAGAAATCTGTGGAGCTCGTTTAACAACTAACATGGGAAGAATTGGTGGTTTTGAAAGAGACTGGTCGCCAAAAGCTTTTGAATTGTTAAACACTTTTCTTGAAGAATTCCCTCCTGCCTGGAAAGAATTTGAAAACCTGTTCGAGAGAAACAGAATTTTTATTGACAGAACCGTTAATGTAGGAGCAATTTCGGCTGAAAAAGCTATGGCTTACGGTTTTACAGGACCTAATTTACGTGCTGCCGGTGTTGATTATGATGTTCGTGTTGCACAGCCTTATAGTTCTTATGAAGATTTCGATTTTATAATCCCAGTAGGGAAATCGGGAGATACTTATGATCGTTTTTGCGTGCGTAATGCCGAAGTTTGGGAAAGTTTAAGCATTATTCGTCAAGCTTTAGAAAAAATGCCGGAAGGAAATGAATACCATGCTGAAGTTCCTGATTACTACTTGCCTCCAAAAGAAGATGTTTACCACAATATGGAGTCTTTAATCTATCATTTCAAAATTGTAATGGGAGAAGTTCCTGTTCCGGTTGCCGAAATCTATCATCCGGTAGAAGGTGGAAATGGAGAATTAGGCTTTTATCTGGTTACTGACGGAAGTAGAACCCCTTACAGACTTCACTTTAGAAGACCTTGTTTTATCTACTACCAGGCTTACCCAGAAATGATAAAAGGTGCATTACTATCTGATGCCATTGTTATTTTATCCAGTTTAAATGTAATTGCCGGAGAATTAGACGCATAA
- a CDS encoding 2Fe-2S iron-sulfur cluster-binding protein — protein MKVTIDGQSIEVEPGTTILQAARMIGGESVPPAMCYYSKLKGSGGKCRCCLVEVSKGSEADPRPMPKLMASCVTGCMDGMEVNSKNSDRVREARQSVTEFLLINHPLDCPICDQAGECDLQDLSFEHGKSKTRFIEEKRTFEPEDIGPNIQLHMNRCILCQRCVQVADQLTDKRVHGVLDRGDHANISTCISKAIDNEFSGNMIDVCPVGALTDKTFRFKSRVWFNKPYNAHRECTTPGCCGKTTVWMFGNEIQRVTGRKDQYHEVEDFICNTCRFDKKEVTDWVIEGPRKFDKDSVINQNNYTREMETVHIATEEGILKGREQDRKKISMTAIPLNKEEQDEFNNGNL, from the coding sequence ATGAAAGTAACAATTGACGGTCAAAGCATAGAAGTAGAACCAGGAACAACCATTCTACAAGCGGCTCGTATGATAGGAGGAGAATCAGTTCCGCCTGCGATGTGCTATTATTCTAAACTAAAAGGGAGCGGTGGAAAATGCCGTTGTTGTTTAGTTGAAGTTTCCAAAGGAAGTGAAGCTGACCCAAGACCTATGCCAAAATTAATGGCATCTTGTGTAACAGGATGTATGGATGGTATGGAAGTAAACAGTAAAAATTCAGACAGAGTAAGAGAAGCCAGACAATCGGTTACTGAATTTTTATTGATCAATCACCCGTTAGATTGCCCTATTTGCGATCAGGCAGGAGAATGTGATTTACAGGATTTAAGCTTTGAACACGGAAAATCAAAAACACGTTTTATAGAAGAGAAAAGAACGTTTGAACCGGAAGATATTGGCCCAAATATTCAATTGCACATGAACCGTTGTATTTTGTGTCAACGTTGCGTACAAGTAGCCGATCAATTGACTGACAAAAGAGTTCACGGAGTTTTAGACCGCGGTGATCATGCTAATATTTCGACTTGTATTTCGAAAGCTATCGACAATGAATTCTCAGGAAACATGATTGATGTATGTCCTGTAGGAGCTTTGACTGATAAAACTTTCCGTTTTAAATCGAGAGTTTGGTTTAACAAACCGTATAATGCGCACAGAGAATGTACGACTCCGGGATGTTGCGGAAAAACTACGGTTTGGATGTTTGGAAATGAAATTCAAAGAGTTACCGGAAGAAAAGACCAATACCACGAAGTAGAGGATTTTATTTGTAACACTTGTCGTTTTGACAAAAAAGAAGTTACGGATTGGGTTATTGAAGGACCTCGAAAATTTGATAAAGATTCGGTTATCAATCAAAATAATTACACCCGTGAAATGGAAACAGTTCATATCGCTACTGAAGAAGGAATTCTAAAAGGCAGAGAGCAAGACCGTAAAAAAATCAGTATGACTGCTATTCCATTAAACAAAGAAGAGCAAGATGAATTTAACAATGGTAATCTATAA